CCCATGAAAGTTGCTGATATTTCCACCAGTTGCTCACCAGACAAATGCCCAGTGGACTTTTCCCCACCCCAAAGTTTGAAAAAGGAATGATTGCCCATctctaaaatacactaaaatatttaGTTCTTAACCCTAACCTGGTAAATCTATGGTACTTGAACTTGACTTGTTGGGTGAGCAAATGTCCATGCATTAATTTTCTAACCCACCTGCTCCTTTATTCAGGGTTGCGGAGGTCTCATTGGACATTAGGCGGTAGTACACggtggacagggcgccagtccatcgcagagcaataatttaacattagtaataataataatacatttttttgtattgcaCTCTGCACATGAAAACACATCTCAAAGTGATACGGGTGCTACaggtaaaacacaaaacaaatgaacagtaaaaacagcatgaaacattaagaaaatgcgatacaaaataagtaagtctttagtttgtttttaaaagcctcgATAGACTGTGGTGCCCTCAGGTGGTTGGGGAGAGCATTCCACATTCAAGGCGCAACCACCTGAAAGGCCCTATCTCCCATAGCGTGGAGATTTGTCTTGGGGGCATAAACTTGATGACTGTCAGAGGAGCAGAGATGTCGGGTTGGTTTGTGACTACTGATGATTTCTTTGAGGTACACTGGTGCACTGCCATAGACACACTGATAGGTCAAGAGGCAGATTTTATACTCAATCCTGAACCtaacaggaagccaatgaagattATGGAGGATGGGTGTGATGTGTTCAGATTTGCgcaccctcatcaggaccctggcagcGCAGTTCTGAATGTCTGGGTCCTGCCAGGGATCCCGATGAGGAGTGCATTGCCGTAGTCGAGCCGGGAGAAGGCAAAGATATGAACCAGCTTCTCTGCATCGGAAAGGGAGAGGGAGCGACAGAGTTTGGAGATGTTCCAGAGGTGAAAGCGATATGTTGGATGTGGATGTTAAATGGTAGGTGGGGGTCAAATCGAACCCCCAGGTTTGTAACAGAGGATGTGAGAGGAACAGAGTAAACGGTCAGGGGGAGGATCGCAGATGGTGTGGGGTCCCAATGAGGAGACCTTCAGTTTGGGAGCTGTTTAGCTGAAGGAAGTTGTCAGTCATCCATGCCTTTGTCTCATCCATGCAGGCAGTTAGAGTGGAGAGTGATGATGTGGGGGATGTAGGTTCCAACCTGACATAGAGCtgaatatcatcagcatagaTGTAGTGCTTGCTCTGATCTCTCCCTTATAGTAGATTAGCTGGACTAGATAACCTGGACAGTAAACTACTGAGAATGACTGTTGGTGTTATAGCATCTCCTATCTGTCACATTTTTAATAGATGTTTGCATTTGGGCCTATGTCCAAGGACCTGGAAGGAGGCTAAAGTTATTCCTTTACCTAAGGATACTAAATGTGCTTTTGACGAGGTGAACTCTAGACCTATAAGTATTCTACCTGTTTTGagcaaaatcatggaaaaattgGTGTATGCACAAGTTCAAGATTATTTTGTTACTAACAAGCTTTTATCAAACTCACAACATGCCTACAGAGCTGCCCACTCTACCTCTACTGCAATGATACAAATGACTGATGATTGGCTAAAAGCCATTGATAATTCTATGATGGTGGGtgctgtgtttttggattttagtGCTGCTTTTGATGTTCTTGACCATTCTTTACTGGTTGAGAAACTTACATGTTATGGGTTTAATTATTCAGCATTAAAGTGGATCAAAAGCTACCTGTCCTCCAGATCACAGAAGTTGTATTTGAATGGCAGCCTGTCCAGTAGCAGAGGTCTGGACtgtggagttccacaaggtagCTGCTTAGGACCCTTACTCTTCTCAAGGCTTTCAACACAAGTTGAGCAGATCTCATGTATTTTATTACTATTGTTTTATGCTGTATATCTTGTGACTgcttttacattgtattttataatgtctgctgtgcagcactttgggcagttgtaggtgttttgaaatgtgctatataaataaagttgacattGACATATAGATCGAGAAGAGGTTGGGGCCAAggactgtatatatatatatatatatatatatatatatacatacagtgcagcagataatgtcatcatggaggtggtgattgggtggggggggggggggggttcagtgggtgacttggggtgtgttcatgtggatggtggcagacggaaagaagctgtttttgtgtctggaggttctggtcctgatggaccgaaacctccttccagaagggagagattgaaacagtttatgaccggggtgggaggggttggccacaatctttcctgcacgcctcaaaatcctggaggcatacaggtcctggagggagggcagattgcagccgatgaccttctctgcagagtggatgatacgctgcagtctggccttgtccttggccgtagctgcagcgtaccagatggtgatggaggagcagaggatggactggatgatggagctgtagaagttcaccatcatctttgttggcagactgaacttcttcagctgccgcgggaagtacatcctctgctgagcttttttgataagggagttgatgttcagctcccacttgaggtcctgagtgatgatggtccccaggaagcagaagtactccacagagctcactgtagagtctcccagggtgaggggggctgggttcttccttaagtctgctatcatctccactgtctttaaagcattgagctccaggttgttctggctgcaccaggacaccagccggtctgtctcccacctgtagtcagactcgtctccatcagagagagaccgatgatggtcgtgtcgtctgcaaacttcaggagtttgaccgactggtgagaggaggtgcagctgttggtgaacagggagaagatcagaggagaaataacacagccctgaggagatccagtgctgatagtccggggagcagagatggtttttcccagcttcacgtgctgcctcctgtcagacaggaagtctgtgatccacctgcaggtggagtctggcacgttcagctgggaaagcttgtcctgaaggagagctgggattatagtgttgaaagctgagctgaagtccacaaacaggatcctcaGTGCAACACATCTCCTTCGCATAGTGTTAatcaggttgttgattgtggcctGAGGAATGTTGGTCCACTTCTCTTCAATAGCTCTGCgaagttgctggatattggcaggaactggaacacGCTGTCGTATACGCTGATCCGgagcatcccaaacatgctgaatgggtgacatgtccagtgagtatgctggccattcaagaactgggatgttttcagcttccaggaattgtgtacagatccttgcaacatTGGGCcatgcattatcatgctgcaacatgaggtgatggtcgcgaatgaatggcacaacaatggaCCTCAGGATCTCGTCACAATATCTATGTGCATTGAAAATTCCATCAATGAAATGCACCTCTGTTCATTGTCCAAAACATATGCCTGCCCATATCATAACTCCACCGCCACCATCGGCTACTCGATCCACAacgttgacatcagcaaaccgctcACCCACATGACGCTACACACGCTGTCTGCCATCTGCCTTGAACAGTAAAAACCGGGATTCATCCGTGAAGAGAACACATCTtcaacgtgccagactccatcAAATTTGAGCATTTGCCCACTCAAGACAGTTACGAAAATGAACTGCAGTCAGGTCGAGAGCCCAATGAGGACAAcgagcatgcagatgagcttccctgagactgtttctgacagtttgtgcagaaattcaaactgattgttgcagcagctgtcagGGTAGCTGGTCGCAgacgatcatggaggtgaacatgctggatgtggaggtcctgggctggtgtggttacacgtggtctACGGTTGTGATGCCAgttggatgtactgccaaattctcAGAAACGCCTTTGGAGACGACTTATAGTCATATAGACATTAAATTCATgggcaacagctctggtggacattcctgcagtcagcatgccaATTGCACACTCCTTCAGAACTTGCAACATCagtggcattgtgctgtgtgacTAAACTGAACAtgtttagagtggccttttattgtggccagcctaaggcacacctgtgcaataatcaagctgtctaatcagcatcttgatatgccacacctgtgaggtgggatggattatctcagCAAAGAAGTAGTGCTCActagacagatttgtgaacaatatttgagcgaaataggtcttttgtgtatatagaaaaagcagctcatgaaaaatgggagcaaaaacaaaagtgttgcgtttacatttttttttcagtgtagttttacaatgaatttctgttaaaatataaaactcTCTCAACACAGCTAAAATAGTTTAGACgttgtttacatgttctccctatGCTTGTTTGGGTTTTCTCAACTTTCATTTGCCTGTCCACAAATGCATGTCTGATTGCAATGTCTAAATTGTCTGAGTACATGTGAATGTggctgtatttttttgtgggCCCTGTCACAGACTGGCGTCCTCTAGACCTACAGGGTGTATCCTTCCATGTGCCCAATGTACCCTGGAATAGCAGACCCTACATAGCCAGGATGAAGCTCAAAGAGAAGTCATTAAATGATTAACTAAAAACAATGCATATTAGGCAATAataataggttaaaaaaaaaaaaaaaaacaatattgaaaccggtttttagtttttattcagaGAGTTAGATAAAGTCAAAGATGCATTCAACTTTTATATGGTTGTATTTAACTTGACCAGCAGGGGGTATAAGAACTCAGCTATGTTTGAATCAAGGTTTCATTATATGGAAAACCAGATACAAGTTGAAATGATGTTGACATGATaggaaaatagtttttttaaatacttcacAGATAATTTGGTGCATCACAGACTGTGTGATAATGTGGTATATAAAAGGAGTCACAGATGTCTGCTTGAGTCTCACTGCTGATGGGTGTCAACAGCCTCAGAAATTCTCAACATAGGAGAGCTGAAATTAGATGAACAAGGAAAAAAGTTTTGCGTGCTCGGGTAACTCTTCTTATGGCCCCTGTCCTCCATGCCTCGCTCCAGACTGGCCTCTAAAGAGTCGGCCTCTGGTCGGCGGCTCCTGGGCTGCAGTGGAGGCACCAGGCCCCTCAGGAGGCTGTTCTCTAGACAGGAGTGGCATCGTGCTAGGTTGTCTGTCAGGTGCTGCATgtacacctcctccagctgtttCTCCAACAACCCATTCAGCACTGAGTTAGACATGGGCTCCAACCCTCGTCCCAGTTCAAGGCTGCTGTTCGCACTGGCCCCCATTGCCAGATAACCCTGATCTGGGAATGATAAAGCTGAATCAGCTTGTGGCTCCTGTTGGCCTTCAGAAAAGCACGAGTAAGTATTGAACTCAAGCTCACTGCTTTTCAAAAGGTGGTTGGGCATGTGGGCGGAATCAGCAACCTGCAGGTCAGGGTACTGATCCAAGAGGCTGCAGTGAACACTAACAAGGTTGTGGGCAAGGGTGGGAGGACATCCAGGAACAGAAAGAGCTGCAGGATGCTGAGGAACCACCCACGGTCCATGGACTTCAGGGGATTTAAGGTCTTTTTGCTTAACCCCTGCAAGAAAATAACaggaagtgaaagtaatggattacaagtactcacgtaactgtaactgagttgcttttatggtacTTGTactaagtacgttttaaaagaagaaaagtaatttgttacatttctacacccaaccgttactgagtaaattattattattatttttgttttatcctTTGTTTTGTGTTAGGGTTGGCACCGGCccgtttttagtttttaaatgctTAAAAGAGTCACATAAATGTGTTTACTGCATTACGGCTTTTTGACTTTgccaggaaaaataaaaaaaataaacagttttcaCTCAATTATAAAATACGCTGGTTGAAATGATGACCTTTCTGTTGTTAGGGTCGGTTTTTACCCagttataataataagaagatTATGAAGCAATAGTTAGAGCCAAAACTGAAATCATAAGTGCACTGTCAGCTGACACTAACTCTTCAACACCAACCAGAACAGCCACAGCCACAAATGTGTTGTGTTTCAACTGCAAGAAATACCTCtgcaaagaacacacacacacacacaagaatatTCTTACACACAGTGACTTTAGCTTTGTATTAGTTTTGGAACTAATTGATTTCTATGTGTTTGACTTGCTTGCTcggttgttgtttatttgaccTGGCGAATCTATAATTTGTGTCATAACCtgcttttcaattttttttttatttcagttttggtTCAAGTTTTAAAGTTctattaatgaaaataatactttttgcctttttcttgATGTACATATATATAGGTCGAAATTGACCCGTAACACCATAGATGTTACTatagttattaatattaaaaagaaaacaaattgaTTGAAGAGATGTGTTCTATACTCCTCATTAATATTCAGGTAACACAATACGacaaccatttatttattaatattattctcTTGaagttaattttaaaataaaaaaaaaaacaagtaaataaataaaataaaaccaacatttttatggataaggaagcctaacaagctaacaaagagatgagaaacaatttGGATGCtagctttttgtttttagtgtattttatagctgatttaatACATTAACATCAGAGATGATAGCAGAAatctaacacaagaggaaggttaaaaTGACTAACGGACAttgttaaactacaaaaaataaaatgactaaacaacaatcaaatgcatcacaacaTAGATGAACGGCCAAATTAaacttgttattttattattttctcagttttagagctCACAAATGTAGCTGTACTTAGTgcttgctatatatatatatataatttttttaaattaaattaattggtgttattttttataatttttttttttacatctgacaaaacttttattttatacagattcttttgtgaaatataaatcaagttccaatggtgcaagatttcatctcttccttttttagtttatacatgagatgctTAGTGTatgtatggaaaaaaaaacatgggaggtgaaagtaaccagtaacttttactttgattagttaattgagctatttttttttttacttgtacttatgtgttttatgtgtgacttacttgtacttcagtacaagttcaatcaagtaacagtacttctacttgagtaggaaataATAACCAAATACGGTAGTATAATGGTGTGTGTGCATCGGATGGAAAAACATCCTCTTTTCTATCTCTTAGGATTCActtatttgtacaaataattGATTCTAACTGTTATGCAAAATGCTAGAATTCATGCAACATAAAAGTCAAGTTTGAATAGCGTGAAAACTTATACCTTATCTATTGAGTTCTTCTTTTGATTCTTATGTTATCTTAATGTTCAAAGGAAAAACAGACCAACTGGGACGCGTTCGCACACATTTTACGGTTTAGTTACTTACCTAATCCAAATGAGTTACGCCGCAGATCTGTAGCATCCAAATCAATACGACAATTTGTTGTCTGCCTGTTTTCAGATGAGCTTGTTGAGACAAACTTTCTTTCTTCTCTAAAGCAAAGCTGTCTGAGAAAACCTTCAGCCAACATGACTGTTATTGTAATGGTGTCGAGTTGGTTAGAAGAGTGTCAGTGGTCTGACTGAACACTAAGTGTAACATGAGTCAAGTTCCTCTGTTTCTATTCTGCAACGGGAAACCCTCCAACTTCCtttttacactaaaaaaaatctgtgaaaagAAAAGTGCATCACATGCACAGATATGGTCATATAAGGAGCTCATATGTTCTTTACTCAATTTGCGATTAAAGAAAAAGCACGTAGAGAGCGCAAAATGCCACCAAGCACCAAAAATTCTCTtcggcaaagaaaaaaatgtatattcccATTATTAACGATAGAGTATAGGTCCAAATGTTGGGCAACCCcattattttagaaaaattttGATTAAAATGCATGAGCCGGATCTAATGAAACTTGgttgggtaattgaggaaccaacccaacaacTATTATTTTATCCATCCCACAGGGGATTTAACATTATTTGTTAAAGCTTTGCAGTTGCACTTTATTCCCAATACGGAAAATACttgcaataataattaaattttttttttttaagaaaaaaaattcaattggAATCAAAAATcgagttttcaaagtaaaaattgtgcagccttatttaaaacttatttttcttttgtaaaaatgtttcaatgaggcattaatataaatataacaatataatacATATGGAAAAGTTTaccaacacatttaaaacaggaATGATGcaaacacattataaaaaagaacTCCTATACTAAACAAGCAATAATCAATTCCcacaaaagttttattttacattcaCTTGTGCAGGAATGTgtatttggtgtgtgtttgaACATGTATCATCACGTAGAAAATATTTTGCCATTATAAAGCAGCATTAAACAAACTAAAGACACAACACAGTAAAAAAAGACATGTATCGAACTGTAATGGgtagtttttcaaaaaggtGCTACTGATCTGCTGTGACTACTTGGCAGCAACCAAACTTCtttttaatgatctttattaaatacacagtttgtttttattatcaaaACCATTCATGGTTAGTGGAGAAGAAGTTAATACAGACATTTTCTCCTTTCTGATTACAACTGCTTTTTCCAAAATGCTACACCGTCACAGTAATAGTGACTGACATGAGATTAGACCAATAGAAATGACAGACTAAGGTTAAAGGGAGGCAGCAGAGCCTGTTTTAACAGTAACACTACAACTTGCAAGGCAcagctgaataaaaaaaaggtttaaaaaaagacagtaaagcaaaaaacaaacacaaacaaaacacttaACAACTGTCCACCGAAAtgtgcatttctttttaaatgtatttctgggTCATATCCAAGTGACTCTGCGTGGCTCCAGGTCTGATCCGACTGCTACTGCTGTGCTTTCTTTGCAAGAGCCTCAGCctcctgagagagagagagagagagagagagagagagagagagagagagagagagagagagagagagagagagagagagagagagagagagagagagagagagagagagagagagagagagagagatggtcATGGTGGTAGAACATGATTGTCACCGTAAAATGGAGGATATCACTTTCATTATCTCCTGACAGGGAAGCCCCCTCTGTTCCTATGGTAACTGTGACACCTCCTTGCAGTCCCTGCTGTGGCAGAGAGGAGGTGCCAGGTTGCAGGAATGAAAGGATAAAGAGAGGGAAAGGGACTGCTTGGGTGTGTGAGGTTATCATGAAAAAACGTATTATGTAATGTGTGTGCTATGAATGAGGGAGTCACACTGTGAAGACAAGTATATttagcagggttggggttaattacatttttcagtttcaattacgttttcaattacccatgttcaattacgattgcagtgaccagcattttttttccaattacaatttcatgaCAATGATTTTTTATCCTCATTAAGTCAATTActattatgttctcaattactaaagttcaattgcaattaatcacaaatactgagcctgaaatgaataacctaataaaagttaaccttcctctcatgttagctttctgttagcatctcttatgataacgggtcctaaatcagctaaaaacaaatatctatcatctaatttgtttcctaTTGGTTACGTTGTTTAGCTTGgtgaagccacacccacttccatACTTTTTGTCAGAAAGTAGGAATAGTAATGCGGTCGTTTCCGCTCACTTCCTCGCCCTGGAGTTGGTCGAGCCAATGAGAGCCGAACAGGAAAAAACGTCATATCCCGTGCACCAAGCAGcaccaaaacaaacatggcggccGACACGGAGAAGACGTTTGAAACTGTGCTCTgctgttttaaaagacctggatatattgttgaaaccacaacaagaagaggctttagaACTGTAAGTctgtactagggctgggcaaaaaaatcaattgaatcgatttatcaaatttgtagataaaaatgatttttatttagcaaattcaagtttttttttttttttccggcacagtttttttggactttttttgcgttccgtccttgtgcgTTACCGTAGCGAGATGTgagttgtttacatttgtttaccctttgagtgactatatgtgtgccacaggcatgtttcattttgtatttaccctatgctgagatgctaagggaagtgtttattattttttaattgtagtgttatatgttataaattatgtagttatctgatttcttaatcagaaaattgaatcTACTGTGAAgatgctgttgcacttttactTAAACCTGTGTTAAAGCTTAaaacagagcctcatttactttttattttgggattgttctatgtattttcaaggagacatatcatgcttttaaatccttccttttttacataaatcatacagttgtggtctatataaagcagaactgcaatgcttgggtctgaattcctcattattatagctccaccccttttctaccccttttctgatgtgcttctgagagcaactcgttttggtgcggtctctttaaatgcaaatgagacactccatactccaccccctctccaggttgtagcggtgacactcggttcaactccaccctgttcggctatttttgtagtttgatagaagagatacggctatgtagcggtgcagaaaatgtttattcacacgttatttacaaaatgtcaacaacagaatacttgtccatccagccttacatgtttgagccagagtctgacccagcggagcaagattaaaatgaagatgatgaacctgcagaaccctaacaagtgagctaacacaagcatcgagctaacgctagcgccaagctaacgtcacgaaatgcattttaatacagtctttttggagacaaaaactgcaaaatgaaatgatcaatgaaaactttagacttaaattaaatcacgta
The genomic region above belongs to Gouania willdenowi chromosome 10, fGouWil2.1, whole genome shotgun sequence and contains:
- the LOC114471542 gene encoding uncharacterized protein LOC114471542; protein product: MLAEGFLRQLCFREERKFVSTSSSENRQTTNCRIDLDATDLRRNSFGLGVKQKDLKSPEVHGPWVVPQHPAALSVPGCPPTLAHNLVSVHCSLLDQYPDLQVADSAHMPNHLLKSSELEFNTYSCFSEGQQEPQADSALSFPDQGYLAMGASANSSLELGRGLEPMSNSVLNGLLEKQLEEVYMQHLTDNLARCHSCLENSLLRGLVPPLQPRSRRPEADSLEASLERGMEDRGHKKSYPSTQNFFPCSSNFSSPMLRISEAVDTHQQ